Proteins encoded within one genomic window of Burkholderiaceae bacterium:
- a CDS encoding 2,3,4,5-tetrahydropyridine-2,6-dicarboxylate N-succinyltransferase, translating into MTQQLQSLIDRAWDDRANLSPSTAPKEVSDAVEHVISELNTGRLRVATREGVGRWTTHQWIKKAVLLSFRLRDNELMHAGPLGFYDKVQPKFSHLDEAQMRATGIRVVPPAVARRGCFVARGAILMPSFVNIGAYVDEGTMVDTWATVGSCAQVGKNVHLSGGVGLGGVLEPLQANPTIIEDNCFIGARSEVVEGVIVEENSVISMGVYISQSTKIYNRMTGEISYGRIPAGSVVVSGSLPAKDGSHSLYCAVIVKQVTAETRAKTSLNDLLRD; encoded by the coding sequence ATGACCCAGCAACTGCAAAGCCTCATCGACCGCGCGTGGGATGACCGCGCGAACCTGTCACCGTCCACCGCGCCGAAGGAGGTCAGCGACGCGGTCGAGCATGTGATCTCCGAACTGAACACCGGACGCCTGCGCGTGGCGACGCGCGAAGGCGTGGGGCGCTGGACCACGCACCAGTGGATCAAGAAGGCGGTGCTGCTCAGTTTCAGGCTGCGCGACAACGAGTTGATGCACGCCGGCCCGCTCGGCTTCTACGACAAGGTGCAACCGAAGTTCTCGCACCTGGACGAGGCGCAGATGCGCGCGACCGGCATCCGCGTGGTGCCGCCCGCGGTCGCGCGACGCGGATGCTTTGTCGCGCGCGGCGCGATCCTGATGCCGTCGTTCGTCAACATCGGCGCCTATGTCGACGAAGGCACGATGGTCGACACCTGGGCCACCGTGGGCTCTTGCGCGCAGGTCGGCAAGAATGTGCACCTCTCGGGTGGCGTCGGCTTGGGCGGCGTGCTGGAGCCGCTGCAGGCGAACCCGACGATCATCGAGGACAACTGCTTCATCGGCGCCCGCTCCGAGGTGGTCGAGGGCGTGATCGTCGAGGAGAACTCGGTGATCAGCATGGGCGTCTACATCAGCCAGAGCACCAAGATCTACAACCGCATGACCGGCGAGATCAGCTACGGCCGCATTCCCGCGGGCTCGGTCGTGGTCAGCGGCTCGCTGCCGGCGAAGGACGGCAGCCACAGCCTGTACTGCGCGGTGATCGTCAAGCAGGTCACCGCCGAAACGCGCGCGAAGACCAGCCTGAACGATCTGTTAAGAGACTGA
- a CDS encoding ATP-dependent protease La Type I: MMEESARAVPDVPAAAAAPAAASTAADAAPARPLPDDALIILPVRGVVMFPGTVFPLTAGRERSRAAVQEAVRMERPIGVLLQRDSEVEEPGPDDLHWIGTSAAVLRYITTPDGTHHVVARGLRRFRVLQFLDGWPFAVAQVQYVDDAGESQAEIEGRGRALKARAIEILQQLPQVPQEVALALQGMEGAAQLADFIAGLIDIPIEDKQSLLETFDLKARLDRLLQILAHRLEVLKVSREVDERTRESIGDVNRKHLLREQMRTIQKELGEDDEGANDLAELEKAITDAHMPEEVDKAARKELKRLQRMPDGAGESSMVRSYLDWLVELPWSNDAGAPVDINEARRILDADHFGLEKIKKRILEYLAVRKLNPTGRSPILCFVGPPGVGKTSLGQSIARATGRVFARVSLGGVHDEAEIRGHRRTYIGSLPGNIIQALRKAGTRNCLMMLDEVDKLGAGGFHGDPASALLEVLDPEQNNSFRDNYLAVPYDLSHVMFICTANVLDTVPGPLRDRMEVIPLPGYTAQEKRQIARRYLVPRQLAAAGLNAEQCEIDDAALAAIIDRYTREAGVRNLEREIGRVVRHVAVRIAEGSEQRESVGEGDLQAILGAQPFEFEVAMRTDIPGVATGLAWTPVGGDILFIEAARMPGSGRLILTGQLGDVMKESAQAALSLVKARAEALGIAPESFEKSDIHVHVPAGATPKDGPSAGVAMFVALTSLLTGRPVHSDVAMTGEISLRGLVLPIGGVKEKVLAAQRAGIRTVLLPARNRRDLDDIPADARAQLQFIWLEQVDDAIAAALRPAAASTA, encoded by the coding sequence ATGATGGAAGAGTCCGCCCGTGCAGTACCCGACGTTCCTGCGGCCGCCGCTGCGCCGGCCGCAGCGTCGACTGCGGCCGATGCCGCGCCGGCGCGGCCGCTGCCCGACGATGCGCTGATCATCCTGCCGGTGCGCGGCGTCGTGATGTTTCCCGGAACGGTGTTTCCGCTGACGGCCGGCCGCGAGCGCTCGCGCGCCGCGGTTCAGGAAGCGGTGCGCATGGAGCGGCCGATCGGCGTGCTGCTGCAGCGAGATTCCGAGGTCGAAGAGCCCGGGCCTGACGACCTGCACTGGATCGGTACCAGCGCGGCCGTACTGCGCTATATCACCACGCCCGACGGCACGCATCACGTCGTCGCGCGCGGCCTGCGGCGGTTCCGGGTGCTGCAGTTCCTGGACGGCTGGCCGTTCGCGGTCGCGCAGGTGCAGTATGTCGACGATGCCGGCGAGAGCCAAGCCGAGATCGAGGGCCGTGGCCGCGCTTTGAAGGCACGCGCAATCGAGATCCTGCAGCAGCTCCCGCAGGTGCCACAGGAAGTGGCGCTGGCGCTGCAAGGCATGGAAGGCGCGGCGCAGCTCGCGGACTTCATCGCGGGCCTGATCGACATCCCGATCGAGGACAAGCAGTCGCTGCTGGAGACCTTCGACCTGAAGGCGCGGCTGGACCGGTTGCTGCAGATTCTGGCGCACCGGCTGGAGGTCCTGAAGGTTTCGCGCGAGGTCGACGAGCGCACCCGCGAGTCGATCGGCGACGTGAACCGCAAGCATCTGTTGCGCGAGCAGATGCGCACGATCCAGAAGGAGTTGGGCGAGGACGACGAAGGCGCGAACGACCTCGCCGAACTGGAGAAGGCAATCACCGACGCGCACATGCCCGAAGAGGTCGACAAGGCCGCGCGCAAGGAATTGAAGCGCCTGCAGCGCATGCCCGACGGGGCCGGCGAATCGTCGATGGTGCGCAGCTACCTGGATTGGCTGGTCGAGCTGCCGTGGAGCAATGATGCCGGCGCGCCCGTCGACATCAACGAAGCGCGCCGCATCCTCGACGCAGACCACTTCGGGCTGGAGAAGATCAAGAAGCGCATCCTCGAATACCTCGCAGTGCGCAAACTGAACCCGACGGGGCGCAGCCCGATCCTGTGCTTCGTGGGCCCGCCAGGGGTCGGCAAGACCTCGCTCGGCCAGAGCATCGCGCGCGCGACCGGGCGCGTGTTCGCGCGCGTGAGCCTGGGCGGCGTGCACGACGAGGCCGAGATCCGCGGCCACCGGCGCACCTACATCGGTTCGCTGCCGGGCAACATCATCCAGGCGCTGCGCAAGGCCGGCACGCGCAACTGCCTGATGATGCTCGACGAGGTCGACAAACTCGGCGCCGGCGGCTTCCACGGCGATCCGGCATCGGCGTTGCTCGAGGTGCTCGACCCGGAGCAGAACAACAGCTTCCGCGACAACTACCTGGCCGTGCCGTACGACCTGTCGCACGTGATGTTCATCTGCACGGCCAACGTGCTCGACACCGTCCCGGGGCCGCTGCGCGACCGGATGGAGGTGATCCCGCTGCCCGGCTACACCGCGCAGGAAAAGCGGCAGATCGCGCGCCGCTACCTCGTGCCGCGCCAGCTCGCCGCGGCCGGGCTGAATGCCGAACAGTGCGAGATCGACGACGCGGCGCTCGCGGCGATCATCGACCGCTACACGCGCGAGGCCGGCGTGCGCAACCTGGAGCGCGAGATCGGCCGCGTGGTGCGGCATGTCGCGGTGCGCATCGCCGAGGGCAGCGAGCAGCGCGAGTCCGTCGGCGAGGGCGACCTACAGGCGATCCTCGGCGCCCAGCCGTTCGAGTTCGAGGTCGCGATGCGCACCGACATCCCCGGCGTGGCCACGGGTCTCGCCTGGACGCCGGTCGGCGGCGACATCCTGTTCATCGAGGCGGCGCGCATGCCGGGCAGCGGCCGCCTGATCCTGACCGGGCAGCTCGGCGACGTGATGAAGGAGAGCGCGCAGGCGGCGCTGTCGCTGGTGAAGGCGCGCGCTGAAGCGTTGGGCATCGCGCCCGAGTCGTTCGAGAAGTCCGACATCCACGTCCACGTGCCGGCCGGCGCGACACCGAAAGACGGGCCGAGCGCGGGCGTCGCGATGTTCGTCGCGCTGACCTCGCTGCTGACCGGCCGCCCGGTGCACAGCGACGTCGCGATGACCGGCGAGATCAGCCTGCGCGGCCTGGTGCTGCCGATCGGCGGCGTCAAGGAGAAGGTGCTGGCCGCGCAGCGTGCCGGCATCCGCACGGTGCTGCTGCCGGCGCGCAACCGCCGCGACCTGGACGACATTCCGGCCGATGCGCGGGCGCAGCTTCAGTTCATCTGGCTGGAGCAGGTGGACGATGCGATCGCCGCCGCGCTGCGGCCGGCTGCGGCATCCACCGCGTGA
- a CDS encoding Bis-ABC ATPase YheS, translating to MITLRNVTLRRGARVLLEDASATINPGEKVGLVGKNGAGKSSLFALLAGDLHEDGGDCAVPPHWRIAQVAQQMPEAEQTATDFVQDGDTRLVELRALLRQAEAGGDGMRLAQLHSDLADAGAHDARARAQALILGLGFDVTELEHPVNRFSGGWRMRLALARALMSQSDLLLLDEPTNHLDLDALVWLEGWLKRYDGTLVVISHDREFLDAVTGVTLQIEHGRLARYGGNYSQFEELHAQQLVLQQAVYERQQQRIAHLQKFIDRFKAKATKARQAQSRVKALERMERIAPVLASADFTFEFREPIGLPNPMLAIKDAVFGYRGSIDAATGADAGNHGDDDGNDGVTAHGADTVVLRGVNRSVLAGQRIGILGANGQGKSTLVKTIAHELHPLAGKLTEGKGLAIGYFAQQELDVLREGDTALEHMTRLARDMAAAPGAAVRQQDLRNFLGSFNFGADLLAQPVGTMSGGEKARLVLAMIVWQRPNLLLLDEPTNHLDLATREALAVALNEFEGTVMLVSHDRALLRAVCDEFWLVAQGQVTPFDGDLDDYQRWSLENARRRRESMHNDSQAHTGGSHPAIESIAERTSKAEAARQPQTAAEQRRVQAQRRQQRSEQTKPMKTELVACEQRMAELGSETARLEALLATNPAPAQIADTGRRLKAAGDELQALEDRWLDLSQQIEQIEHASGP from the coding sequence ATGATCACGCTGCGCAACGTCACGCTGCGCCGCGGCGCCCGGGTGCTGCTTGAGGACGCCTCGGCCACGATCAACCCGGGCGAGAAGGTCGGTCTGGTCGGCAAGAACGGCGCCGGCAAGTCGTCGCTGTTCGCGCTGCTTGCCGGCGACCTGCACGAGGACGGCGGCGACTGCGCGGTGCCGCCGCACTGGCGCATCGCGCAGGTCGCGCAGCAGATGCCGGAGGCGGAGCAAACCGCGACCGACTTCGTGCAGGACGGCGACACGCGCCTCGTCGAGCTGCGCGCGCTGCTTCGCCAAGCCGAGGCCGGCGGCGACGGCATGCGGCTCGCGCAGTTGCACAGCGACCTCGCCGATGCCGGCGCGCACGACGCCAGGGCGCGCGCGCAGGCGCTGATCCTGGGCCTGGGGTTCGACGTGACAGAGCTGGAGCACCCGGTGAATCGCTTTTCCGGCGGCTGGCGCATGCGGCTTGCACTCGCGCGCGCGCTGATGAGCCAGAGCGACCTGCTGCTGCTCGACGAGCCGACGAACCACCTGGACCTCGATGCGCTGGTCTGGCTCGAAGGCTGGCTCAAGCGCTACGACGGCACGCTGGTCGTGATCAGCCACGATCGCGAGTTCCTCGACGCGGTGACCGGAGTCACGCTGCAGATCGAGCACGGCCGGCTCGCGCGCTACGGCGGCAACTACAGCCAGTTCGAGGAACTGCACGCGCAGCAGCTCGTGCTGCAGCAGGCAGTGTACGAACGCCAGCAGCAGCGTATCGCGCATCTGCAGAAGTTCATCGACCGCTTCAAGGCGAAGGCGACCAAGGCGCGCCAGGCGCAAAGCCGGGTGAAGGCGCTGGAGCGGATGGAGCGCATCGCGCCGGTGCTCGCCAGCGCCGACTTCACGTTCGAGTTCAGGGAGCCGATCGGTCTGCCGAACCCCATGCTCGCGATCAAAGATGCGGTGTTCGGTTACCGCGGCAGCATCGACGCTGCGACTGGCGCCGACGCCGGCAACCACGGCGACGACGACGGCAATGATGGCGTCACCGCCCACGGCGCCGATACCGTCGTGCTGCGCGGCGTGAACCGCTCGGTGCTCGCGGGCCAGCGCATCGGCATCCTCGGCGCGAACGGCCAAGGGAAATCGACGCTGGTGAAGACGATCGCGCACGAACTGCACCCACTGGCCGGCAAGCTGACCGAGGGCAAGGGGCTCGCGATCGGCTACTTCGCGCAGCAGGAACTCGACGTGCTGCGCGAAGGCGATACCGCGCTGGAACACATGACGCGGCTCGCGCGCGACATGGCGGCTGCTCCGGGAGCGGCCGTGCGCCAGCAGGACCTGCGCAACTTCCTCGGCAGCTTCAATTTCGGCGCCGACCTGCTCGCGCAGCCGGTCGGCACGATGAGCGGCGGCGAGAAAGCGCGGCTCGTGCTGGCGATGATCGTCTGGCAGCGGCCGAACCTGCTGTTGCTCGACGAGCCGACGAACCACCTGGATCTGGCGACGCGCGAGGCGCTGGCCGTCGCGCTCAACGAGTTCGAAGGCACGGTGATGCTGGTCAGCCATGACCGGGCGCTGCTGCGCGCGGTCTGCGACGAATTCTGGCTGGTCGCGCAAGGCCAAGTGACGCCGTTCGACGGCGACCTCGACGATTACCAGCGCTGGTCGCTCGAGAATGCCCGCCGCCGCCGCGAATCAATGCACAATGACTCGCAAGCCCATACGGGTGGCTCACACCCAGCTATTGAATCGATAGCGGAGCGGACTAGCAAAGCCGAAGCGGCGCGGCAGCCGCAGACCGCCGCCGAGCAGCGCCGCGTGCAGGCGCAACGGCGCCAGCAGCGATCCGAGCAGACCAAGCCTATGAAAACGGAACTGGTCGCCTGCGAGCAGCGGATGGCGGAACTCGGCTCCGAGACCGCGCGGCTCGAAGCGCTGCTCGCGACGAATCCGGCCCCGGCGCAGATCGCCGACACCGGCCGGCGTCTGAAGGCGGCCGGCGACGAGTTGCAGGCGCTCGAAGATCGGTGGCTGGACCTTTCGCAGCAGATCGAGCAGATCGAGCACGCTTCCGGCCCCTGA
- a CDS encoding N-succinyl-L,L-diaminopimelate desuccinylase, whose amino-acid sequence MTATLELAEQLIARSSVTPDDAGCLEIIAARLSALGFECERVDGGPSQQRVSNLWAKFEGNRPKAGSDPLHAAIKTIVFAGHTDVVPTGPLAEWHSDPFTPTRRDGRLYGRGAADMKTSLAAMVVAVEEFLTAHPKPLLSIAFLLTSDEEGPAVDGTVAVCERLRARGERLDWCIVGEPTSVTRTGDMIKNGRRGTMSARLTVHGVQGHIAYPQLARNPIHELAPALAELVAVQWDRGNAFFQPTSWQVSNIHGGTGASNVIPGSVVVDFNFRFSTESTPEGLQQRVRALLDRHALQYELQWTVGGLPFLTAPGPLVDAVRSAIRAECGIESELSTSGGTSDGRFIAQVCPEVIELGPPNASIHKIDECIALVDIEPLKNIYRRVLENLAAKSLP is encoded by the coding sequence ATGACCGCGACGCTGGAACTGGCCGAGCAGTTGATCGCCCGGTCCTCGGTCACGCCAGACGACGCGGGCTGCCTCGAAATCATCGCAGCGCGCCTTTCCGCGCTCGGCTTCGAATGCGAGCGCGTCGACGGCGGACCCTCGCAGCAGCGGGTTTCCAACCTGTGGGCAAAATTCGAAGGAAATCGACCTAAAGCCGGCTCCGATCCTTTGCATGCAGCTATCAAAACAATAGTATTCGCCGGCCACACCGACGTCGTGCCGACCGGGCCGCTGGCGGAATGGCACAGCGATCCGTTCACCCCGACCCGGCGCGATGGGCGCCTGTACGGGCGCGGCGCGGCCGACATGAAGACCTCGCTCGCGGCGATGGTGGTCGCGGTCGAGGAGTTCCTCACCGCGCACCCCAAGCCCCTGCTCTCGATCGCATTCCTGCTGACCAGCGACGAGGAGGGCCCGGCGGTGGATGGCACCGTGGCGGTCTGCGAGCGGCTGCGCGCGCGCGGCGAGCGGCTGGACTGGTGCATCGTCGGCGAGCCGACGTCGGTCACGCGCACCGGCGACATGATCAAGAACGGCCGGCGCGGCACGATGAGCGCTCGCCTCACCGTGCACGGCGTGCAGGGCCACATCGCGTACCCGCAGCTCGCGCGCAATCCGATCCACGAACTGGCGCCGGCGCTGGCCGAACTGGTCGCTGTGCAATGGGACCGCGGCAACGCGTTCTTCCAGCCGACCAGCTGGCAGGTCAGCAACATCCACGGCGGCACCGGCGCGAGCAACGTGATTCCGGGCAGCGTGGTGGTCGACTTCAACTTCCGCTTCTCGACCGAATCGACGCCCGAGGGGCTGCAGCAGCGGGTACGGGCGCTGCTCGATCGCCACGCACTGCAGTACGAACTGCAGTGGACCGTCGGCGGCCTGCCGTTCCTCACCGCGCCCGGCCCGCTGGTCGACGCGGTGCGCAGCGCGATCCGTGCCGAGTGCGGGATCGAGTCGGAACTGTCGACCAGCGGCGGCACCAGCGACGGCCGCTTCATCGCGCAAGTCTGCCCCGAGGTGATCGAGCTCGGGCCGCCGAACGCGAGCATCCACAAGATCGACGAATGCATCGCGCTCGTCGACATCGAACCACTGAAGAACATCTACCGCCGCGTGCTGGAAAACCTCGCGGCGAAATCGCTCCCCTGA
- a CDS encoding Twitching motility protein PilT, with protein MNTMERILRLMADRKASDVYLSPNAPALIKINGQCVPINAQVLPVEAPRNLLAEILRPDRIAELEKTGELNMAFPLEGVGSFRISGMRQRGSYAAVIRYISSDIPELGSLNLPSVLSELVMEKRGLILLVGSTGAGKSTTLASMIDHRNENSIGHVLTIEDPIEYIFRNKKSVINQREVGTDTESLHTALRNALRQAPDVILIGEIRDRETMSAAIAYAQSGHLCMATMHANNSYQALNRILNFYPAEVRPTMLGDLGAALRAIVSQRLLRTLAGKRVPAAEVMLNTKLVSELIEQGDFSGVKEAMENSIAEGSQTFEEDIARLIRAGTVERKEGLAHADSASNLIWRLQNDETRGVRAQEADEEPASEEPSFTEITLDVVRPTGFGNTGFGRTGFGQTGFGSEFGRP; from the coding sequence ATGAACACGATGGAGAGAATCCTGCGCCTGATGGCCGACCGCAAGGCGTCCGACGTTTATCTGTCGCCGAATGCGCCGGCGCTGATCAAGATCAACGGCCAGTGCGTGCCGATCAACGCCCAGGTGCTGCCGGTCGAAGCGCCGCGCAACCTGCTGGCCGAGATCCTGCGACCGGATCGGATCGCGGAACTGGAGAAGACCGGCGAACTGAACATGGCGTTTCCGCTCGAAGGCGTCGGGAGCTTTCGCATCAGCGGAATGCGCCAGCGCGGCAGCTACGCGGCGGTGATCCGCTACATCTCGAGCGACATCCCCGAGCTCGGCTCGCTGAACCTGCCGTCGGTGCTGTCCGAACTGGTGATGGAAAAGCGCGGGCTGATTCTGCTGGTCGGCTCCACCGGCGCCGGCAAGAGCACGACGCTCGCGTCGATGATCGACCACCGCAACGAGAACTCGATCGGCCACGTGCTGACGATCGAGGACCCGATCGAATACATCTTCAGGAACAAGAAGTCGGTGATCAACCAGCGCGAGGTCGGCACCGACACCGAGTCGCTGCACACCGCGCTGCGCAATGCGCTGCGCCAGGCGCCGGACGTGATCCTGATCGGCGAAATCCGCGACCGCGAGACCATGTCGGCGGCGATCGCATACGCGCAGTCGGGCCACCTGTGCATGGCGACGATGCACGCGAACAACAGCTACCAGGCGCTGAATCGCATCCTGAACTTCTACCCGGCCGAGGTGCGCCCGACGATGCTCGGCGACCTCGGCGCGGCCTTGCGCGCGATCGTGTCGCAGCGGCTGTTGCGCACCCTCGCCGGCAAGCGGGTGCCGGCCGCCGAGGTCATGCTCAACACCAAGCTCGTGTCCGAACTGATCGAACAGGGCGACTTCTCCGGCGTGAAGGAGGCGATGGAAAATTCGATCGCCGAGGGCTCGCAGACCTTCGAGGAAGACATCGCGCGGCTGATCCGCGCCGGCACGGTCGAGCGCAAGGAAGGGCTGGCGCACGCGGACTCGGCGTCGAACCTGATCTGGCGCCTGCAGAACGACGAGACGCGCGGCGTGCGCGCGCAGGAGGCCGACGAAGAGCCGGCCAGCGAGGAGCCGTCGTTCACCGAAATCACGCTCGACGTGGTGCGGCCGACCGGCTTCGGCAATACGGGTTTCGGTCGCACCGGGTTCGGTCAGACCGGCTTCGGCTCCGAATTCGGCCGGCCGTGA
- a CDS encoding Molecular chaperone (small heat shock protein): MYRSLFPRDLFAEVDRLQREMQQAFDLSPSIRGLGRGGFPALNVGGTPQTVEIYAFAPGIDPATLDIQLDRGLLTISGERPSALPDDASATVHINERFAGSFRRMLTLPEDADPDAIKADYRDGIVHITVQRRASSQPRRITIQ; the protein is encoded by the coding sequence ATGTATCGATCCTTGTTTCCGCGCGACCTGTTCGCCGAGGTGGATCGCCTGCAACGCGAAATGCAGCAGGCTTTCGATCTGTCTCCAAGCATCCGAGGGCTGGGCCGGGGCGGTTTCCCGGCCTTGAACGTCGGCGGCACGCCGCAAACCGTGGAGATTTACGCCTTCGCGCCGGGCATCGACCCGGCCACGCTGGATATCCAGCTAGACCGCGGCCTGCTGACCATTTCCGGCGAGCGACCCTCGGCGCTGCCCGACGATGCGTCTGCGACCGTCCATATCAACGAGCGCTTCGCAGGCAGCTTCCGCCGCATGCTGACGCTGCCCGAAGATGCTGATCCGGACGCGATCAAGGCCGACTACCGTGACGGCATCGTCCACATCACCGTCCAGCGGCGCGCCTCGTCCCAGCCACGCCGCATCACCATCCAATGA
- a CDS encoding Ribosomal protein L3 N(5)-glutamine methyltransferase, giving the protein MTLSDLVTDIARQLTEAGACFGHGTGNAHDEAAWLVLHALGLPLDTDLHDAQANQAITLADRSAVATLLEARITTRQPLAYLTHEAWLQGVPFYVDERTIVPRSLIAEVIAAGSIDPWLPSGPAPRVLDLCTGGGSLAVLAALAWPAARVDASDISADALAVARINVDRHGLQRRITLLSGDGLAGSAGRYDLILCNPPYVNAASMAALPAEYRSEPAIALAGGADGMDFVRRLLRDAPMHMNDQAALVLEIGHERAHFEAAFPRLEALWLDTSAGIDQVLLLTRDALAGANRRAGPE; this is encoded by the coding sequence ATGACGCTTTCCGACCTCGTCACCGACATCGCGCGCCAGCTCACCGAGGCCGGCGCCTGCTTCGGCCATGGCACCGGCAACGCGCACGACGAGGCCGCGTGGCTGGTGCTGCATGCGCTCGGCCTGCCGCTCGATACCGATCTGCACGACGCGCAGGCAAACCAGGCCATTACGCTCGCCGATCGTTCGGCGGTGGCAACCCTCCTTGAGGCGCGCATCACCACGCGCCAGCCACTGGCCTACCTGACGCACGAAGCCTGGCTGCAAGGCGTGCCGTTCTACGTCGACGAGCGCACCATCGTGCCGCGCAGCCTGATCGCCGAAGTGATTGCCGCGGGCAGCATCGACCCGTGGCTGCCTTCCGGCCCCGCGCCGCGGGTGCTCGACCTGTGCACCGGAGGCGGCAGCCTGGCAGTGCTGGCGGCGCTCGCCTGGCCCGCGGCCAGGGTGGACGCATCCGACATCTCGGCCGATGCGCTGGCGGTCGCGCGCATCAACGTCGATCGCCACGGTCTGCAGCGGCGCATCACCCTGCTCTCCGGCGATGGCCTCGCCGGCAGCGCCGGCCGGTACGACCTGATCCTGTGCAACCCGCCCTACGTCAACGCCGCCAGCATGGCGGCGCTGCCTGCCGAATACCGCTCGGAACCCGCGATCGCGCTGGCCGGCGGTGCCGACGGCATGGACTTCGTTCGCCGGTTGCTGCGGGATGCGCCGATGCACATGAACGACCAGGCCGCGCTGGTGCTGGAGATCGGCCACGAGCGCGCGCATTTCGAGGCTGCGTTCCCGCGGCTTGAAGCGCTATGGCTGGACACCAGCGCCGGCATTGACCAGGTGCTGCTGCTGACGCGCGACGCGCTGGCCGGCGCTAACAGGCGAGCGGGCCCCGAATGA
- a CDS encoding Oxidoreductase, with translation MARAIPLPQDELQRRRRFLRQAGVLGAMSALGGSALSAFAADPATVMLPFGNGLREMATFPQKRPLILLTSRPPQLETPFNVFNESILTPNDAFFVRYHWSGIPTSIDPQTYRLRIGGNVNTPLELSLDDVKRVAGQAQLIAVTQCSGNSRGFSNPRVAGGQSGNGAMGNARWSGVTLKSVLDKAGVKAGSVQVSFNGLDHPPVGNGPDFIKALDIDHALDGEVMLAWQMNDADLPMLNGYPLRLIVPGYYGTYWVKNLSDINVLDKPFSGFWMNTAYRIPDNACACTAPGVATKMTPINRYNVRSFITNLSDGATVQAGRANRLRGIAFDGGYGITGVEVSSDGGQNWQSARLGQDLGKYSFREWTSSFTPPRPGSYELKVRATNRIGQSQPMEALWNPAGYMRNVVETTRVTAA, from the coding sequence ATGGCAAGAGCCATCCCATTGCCGCAGGACGAGCTTCAGCGGCGCCGTCGATTCTTGCGCCAGGCCGGAGTGCTCGGTGCGATGTCCGCGTTGGGTGGCAGCGCGCTGTCGGCATTTGCGGCCGACCCCGCGACGGTCATGCTGCCGTTTGGCAACGGCCTGCGGGAAATGGCCACATTCCCGCAGAAGCGCCCGCTCATTCTGCTGACCAGCCGCCCGCCGCAGCTCGAGACGCCTTTCAACGTCTTCAACGAAAGCATACTGACCCCCAACGATGCATTCTTCGTGCGTTACCACTGGAGCGGGATACCGACTTCGATCGACCCCCAAACCTATCGCCTGCGCATCGGCGGCAACGTGAATACCCCGCTCGAGTTGTCGCTCGATGACGTGAAGCGCGTGGCCGGCCAGGCTCAGCTTATTGCCGTCACCCAATGCTCCGGCAACAGTCGGGGCTTCTCGAACCCGCGCGTAGCCGGCGGCCAATCGGGCAATGGCGCGATGGGCAACGCGCGCTGGAGCGGCGTCACCCTCAAATCGGTGCTCGATAAGGCCGGTGTCAAGGCCGGCAGCGTGCAGGTCAGTTTCAATGGCCTGGATCACCCACCCGTGGGCAACGGACCGGACTTCATCAAGGCGCTGGATATCGACCACGCGCTCGATGGCGAAGTGATGCTGGCCTGGCAGATGAACGATGCCGATCTGCCGATGCTGAACGGCTACCCGTTGCGGCTCATCGTGCCGGGCTATTACGGCACCTACTGGGTCAAGAACCTGTCCGACATCAACGTGCTGGACAAGCCGTTTTCGGGGTTTTGGATGAACACGGCATACCGGATTCCGGACAATGCATGCGCCTGCACCGCGCCCGGTGTGGCAACCAAGATGACGCCGATCAATCGCTACAACGTGCGCTCCTTCATCACCAATCTGAGCGACGGCGCGACGGTTCAGGCCGGCCGCGCGAACCGGCTGCGCGGCATTGCCTTCGACGGCGGTTATGGCATTACCGGCGTCGAGGTCTCGTCCGACGGCGGCCAGAACTGGCAGTCGGCCAGGCTGGGGCAAGACCTTGGCAAATACTCGTTCCGCGAATGGACTTCGAGCTTCACGCCGCCGCGCCCGGGAAGCTATGAACTGAAGGTGCGGGCGACCAACCGCATCGGGCAGAGCCAGCCCATGGAGGCCTTATGGAATCCAGCCGGCTACATGCGCAACGTCGTTGAAACCACGCGCGTCACCGCAGCCTAA
- a CDS encoding putative heat shock protein — translation MNEIDTAVARAPSKSAPQSPADYVEAALTPPVDVVEDGSGITLYADLPGVPKDNLHVRVESDTLTIEAESGLSVPEGLQSSHTEVALARFRRVFTLSKELDTEKVSAEFKHGVLKLHIPKVEQAKPRRIEVKTG, via the coding sequence ATGAACGAAATCGATACAGCCGTTGCGCGCGCGCCCTCCAAGAGCGCTCCCCAAAGCCCGGCGGACTATGTCGAAGCCGCACTGACCCCTCCAGTGGACGTCGTCGAGGACGGCAGCGGCATCACGCTCTATGCCGACCTGCCCGGCGTGCCCAAGGACAACCTGCACGTGCGCGTGGAGTCCGACACGCTAACGATAGAGGCCGAGTCGGGCCTGAGCGTGCCTGAAGGGCTCCAGTCCAGCCATACGGAGGTCGCCCTGGCCCGCTTCCGCCGCGTCTTCACGCTGAGCAAGGAACTGGACACCGAAAAGGTGTCAGCCGAGTTCAAGCACGGCGTGCTGAAGTTGCATATCCCGAAGGTGGAACAGGCCAAGCCGCGACGCATCGAGGTCAAGACGGGTTAG